One Felis catus isolate Fca126 chromosome D2, F.catus_Fca126_mat1.0, whole genome shotgun sequence DNA window includes the following coding sequences:
- the LOC101101594 gene encoding LOW QUALITY PROTEIN: glyceraldehyde-3-phosphate dehydrogenase-like (The sequence of the model RefSeq protein was modified relative to this genomic sequence to represent the inferred CDS: inserted 2 bases in 1 codon): protein MVLRIRKRHIVDTYRAIKNCNALWSSPFTRQTHLLVQGQQCPQDTMVKVRVNGFGHIGCLVTRAAFNSGKVDIVAISDHFIDLNYMVFMFCYDFTHGKFHGTVKAENGTHVINGKPISIFQERYSTNSKWADAGAKCAVESTGVSTTMKTGAHLTGGMKRVIPSAPSADAPMSVMGVNREKYGNSFKIVSNTSCTTNCLAPLAEVIYDNFSIVGGFMTTVHAVTATQKIMDGPSGELQHNGXAQNVIPAYTGTAQAVGKIIPDLNGKFTGMAFFVPTHNVSVIDLTCCLEKAAQHDDIKEVTKQLSEGPLKGTLGYTEDQIVCCNFNRDTYSSTCDVGAGIAFNDHFVRLLSWYDNEFGYSNIMVPRASKEQEPPGPPAPVRARGRERPSVAGESLPQLIPQHADNLPTSTVSILDPLKKGRDLGRPTLSCTVNKVYCTQPPKKL, encoded by the exons ATGGTTTTAAGAATAAGGAAGCGTCACATTGTGGATACATACAGAGCCATTAAGAACTGTAATGCACTCTGGTCCTCCCCATTCACTAGACAGACACATCTTCTGGTGCAGGGCCAGCAGTGTCCCCAAGACACAATGGTGAAGGTCAGAGTAAACGGATTTGGCCATATCGGATGCCTGGTCACCAGGGCTGCTTTTAACTCTGGAAAAGTAGATATTGTTGCCATCAGTGACCACTTCATTGACCTCAACTACATGGTCTTCATGTTTTGTTATGATTTCACCCATGGCAAATTCCACGGCACAGTCAAGGCTGAGAATGGGACACATGTCATTAATGGAAAGCCCATCTCCATCTTCCAAGAGCGATATTCCACCAACAGCAAATGGGCTGATGCTGGTGCTAAGTGTGCTGTGGAGTCCACTGGGGTCTCCACCACCATGAAGACTGGAGCTCACCTGACAGGTGGGATGAAGAGGGTcatcccctctgccccttctgctgATGCCCCCATGTCTGTGATGGGTGTGAACCGTGAGAAGTATGGCAACTCCTTCAAGATCGTCAGCAACACCTCCTGCACCACCAACTGCTTGGCCCCTCTGGCCGAGGTCATCTATGACAACTTCAGCATTGTGGGGGGATTCATGACCACAGTCCATGCTGTCACCGCCACCCAGAAAATCATGGATGGCCCCTCTGGGGAGCTGCAGCATAATGG TGCCCAGAATGTCATCCCTGCTTATACTGGCACTGCCCAGGCTGTAGGCAAGATCATCCCTGATCTGAATGGGAAGTTCACTGGCATGGCCTTCTTTGTCCCCACCCACAATGTGTCAGTCATCGATCTGACCTGCTGCCTGGAGAAAGCTGCCCAACATGATGATATCAAAGAGGTGACAAAGCAGTTGTCAGAGGGTCCCCTCAAGGGCACCCTGGGCTACACTGAGGACCAGATTGTCTGCTGCAACTTTAACAGAGACACCTACTCCTCCACCTGTGATGTTGGGGCTGGCATTGCTTTCAATGACCACTTTGTCAGGCTCCTTTCCTGGTATGACAATGAATTTGGCTACAGCAACATTATGGTCCCCAGAGCCTCCAAGGAGCAAGAGCCCCCTGGACCACCAGCCCCAGTgagagcaagaggaagagagaggccctCAGTTGCTGGGGAGTCCTTACCCCAACTCATCCCCCAACACGCTGATAATCTCCCAACCTCTACAGTTTCCATCCTAGACCCTCTGAAGAAGGGGAGGGACTTGGGGAGACCTACCTTGTCATGTACAGTCAATAAAGTATACTGTACCCAGCCCCCCAAAAAGCTATAA